From the Candidatus Kapaibacterium sp. genome, the window TTTAATAAGAGTTGACGGGGTTATAGACGAGACATTACCAAACACTCAGTTTGTGGTCAAACTGGAAAATGGTCACAAGGTCTTGGCTCATATTTCGGGCAAAATGAGAATGAATTTTATAAAAATCTTGCAAGGTGATAAGGTTACAGTAGAACTATCGCCTTACGATTTGTCCAAAGGTAGAATTGTTTACAGATATAAGTAAAGGGGTTTGAGATGAAAGTACAAGCATCAGTGAAAAAAAGACACCCCGACGACAAAATAGTACGTCGCAAGGGTAGGGTTTATGTAATTAACAAAAAGAACCCAAGATATAAACAAAGACAAGGTTAAAATTTAGGAGTGATGTTGTGGCTCGTATAGCTGGTATTGATTTGCCAAAAAATAAGAAAGGATTTGTAGGGCTGACTTATATTTTCGGAGTAGGTCCCACTACAAGTAAGAAAGTTTTGACCGAAGCCGGTATTGATTTTGATAAAAGGGTTTCGGATTGGACTGACGATGAAGTCGCCCGTCTCAGATTGGTGCTTGATAACTTCAAAACTGAAGGTCAACTAAGGTCTGAAATTCAGATGAACATCAAACGTTTGATGGACATCGGCTGTTATCGCGGATTGCGTCATCGTAGAGGCTTACCCGTAAGAGGTCAGCGTACAAAAACTAATGCACGTACCCGTAAGGGACGTAAGAAAACTGTAGCCGGAAAGAAGAAAGCTACTAAATAATAAATAAATAAGTAAGTAATTAATTATTATTACAGGTATTTACTGTGGCAAAAAAGAAAATTAAGAAAAAGACGGTTTCCGACGTACACGGGAAAGCTTTCATCAGAGCTACGTTTAATAACGTACAGGTGACTATTACCGATATGTACGGCAATACACTTTGCTGGTCAACTGCAGGCAAAAACGGTTTCAGAGGCTCTAAGAAGAATACGCCTTATGCAGCCCAAGTTTCAGCCGAGAAACCCGCAAAAGATGCTTTTGATATGGGATTGCGCAAAGTTGATGTGTTTGTCAAAGGTCCGGGTTCAGGTCGTGAAGCTGCTATTAGAGCTTTATCACAAGCCGGTCTTGAGATTCATACCATCATTGACAAAACACCGATTCCGCATAATGGATGTCGTCCGCCTAAGCGACGTAGAGTCTAATTCTCCCTTAGGTAATAAAAATTTGTTGAAAAAAAGATATAATAATTTATGAATACTCAGATGCAAATGCCCGAGAGGGTAATAATCGAAGAGACAACTTCGGAATATCACGGCAGATTTATACTTCAGCCGTTAGAACCCGGCTACGGAGTGACTATTGGTAATTCGCTCAGACGAATTCTTTTGTCATCAATTCCGGGGCTTGCAATCATTGGAGTTAAAATTTCCGACGTGCTGCACGAATTCCAAACTATAAACGGTGTAGTTGAAGATTTGTCGCAAATAATTCTGAATCTAAAAGAAGTCCGTATGAGGGCAGAAGATAAGAAATTAACGAAGGTGAATTTACAGTTCAAAGGTCCGGGAACATGGACTGCAAAGGATATTCAAGATGCAGTGCCAACTCTCGAAGTAATGAACCCCGACCATCATATTTGCACTATCGCCGAAGACGGAGAATTTGATGTGGAACTCAGACTTGGCAGAGGCAAAGGTTACGTTCCTGCTGACGAGCAAGTTATTACTGATTATCCGCTTGGAATGTTGCCCTTAGACAGTATTTACACTCCTATTCAAAATGTGATTTACACAATTGAACCTTATCGCGTTGGTCAACGTACCGACTACGACAAATTGATTATGGACGTCAGAACTGATGGAACGATTACTGCCCAAGAAGCAGTTCACTTGTCTGCAAAAATCATGCAAGACCATGTAAAATATTTCATTAATATCGAAACTACTGAAGAAGAACCACCATCGGTCGAATCGCAAGAAGAAGAATTGAAAAATCAAGAGCGCAACAAAATTAGAAAAATACTCTTGACTCCTGTTGATGAACTCGAACTTTCGGTTCGTGCTCACAATTGCTTGAAAGCAGCAAATATTAAGACTTTAGCTGAATTGGTTCAGCTCCAAGAATCAGAATTGCTCAAATTCCGTAATTTCGGTAGAAAATCTTTGGCTGAATTAGCCGAAGTTGTCTTGAATAGCGGATTAGAATTTGGCATGAGCGTTGAGCAATACCTGAAAGAGGACGTTAAACCAATCATTAACCTTGATTAGAAATATATAAAATTAATTGATAGAGAAAAGATATGAGACACCAAGTATCGGGCAGAAAACTCAATAGGACCAGCAGTCACAGAAAGGCACTGCTTCACAATTTGGCTACTGCTCTTTTCGAACATAAAAAAATTCATACTACCGAAGCTAAAGCTAAGGAGTTAAGACCATTCGCCGAAAGACTTATTACCAAGGCGGTTCACGCTTTGCAAAATGAGCAACAAGGCAATTTGCACGAAGGTCAAACAATTGATATTCACAACAGAAGAGTAGTCGGCAAATTTATTCGTGACAAAGCAGTTTTGCAAGAATTATTCGATAGTATTGCTCCGGCAATTGGTACTCGCAACGGCGGATATACCAGAATAATCAAAACAGGCATTCGCAGAGGCGACGCAGCAAGAACTGCAATCATTGAATTGGTTGATTTCTCGACCCCTCAAGATGGCGCCTTCTCATTTACGAAGAAAAAGAAAGGTACTGCTAAACCTGTAGCGAAAGCTAAGACTAAAGCCGTAGCTCCTGTTGCTAAAACTGAAGAAGTTGCGCCAGTTGAAGTTGCAGAAGAGCCAATCATTGTAGCCGAAGAAGTTGCTCCGGTTGATGAAACAGTAGCTGCCGAAGAAGTTGTAGCTGTCGAAGAAACAGTAGTAGCTGAAGAACCAACTGCTGAAGCGGTGGTTGAAGAACCAACTGCAGAAGTAGTTGCCGAAGAAGCTCCTGCTGCCGAAACCGAAGCTCCTAAAGACGAAGCTAAGACTGATGATGAAGCTCCAAGCGAAGACGAAGCTAAGAAAGATTAGTAAATTCTGTTGAATAAATTATAGGGACTTTCTATTTCAGAAATGGAAAGTCTTTTTTTATGTTACTGACTTCAAAAAATATAAACAAATCATTCAAACTCAAAGCAGATTCGAGCATTGAAGTGCTACGTGGCTTAGATTTTGACGTGGCTAAAGGCGAATCTGTAGCTTTGATGGGTCCATCGGGTGCAGGGAAAAGCACTTTGCTCTACATCTTGGGAGCTTTGGATAAACCTGATTCCGGGAGCATCAACTATTTTTCCGATTCTGGTGTGACCGATATTTTAGCAATGAATGATGATAAATTGTCCAATTTTCGGAACAAATTTATCGGCTTCATTTTCCAATTCCACCACCTTCTACCCGAATTCACAACTCTTGAAAACGTGATGATTCCGGGTATTATTGCCGGAAATAATCGCAAAAAAGTTAAAGCAAGAGCTATTGAATTATTAGAAAAAGTCTCAATGCAACATCGCTTAGAGCACAAACCTTCGGAACTATCCGGTGGCGAACAACAACGCGTTGCCATTGCAAGAGCTTTGATTAATAATCCGGTGGTCATGCTTGCCGACGAGCCGACAGGAAATCTTGATTCTGCCAATTCTGTTGCTGTGCTTGATTTGCTTA encodes:
- the infA gene encoding translation initiation factor IF-1, producing MAKQDLIRVDGVIDETLPNTQFVVKLENGHKVLAHISGKMRMNFIKILQGDKVTVELSPYDLSKGRIVYRYK
- the ykgO gene encoding type B 50S ribosomal protein L36, which produces MKVQASVKKRHPDDKIVRRKGRVYVINKKNPRYKQRQG
- the rpsM gene encoding 30S ribosomal protein S13, which produces MARIAGIDLPKNKKGFVGLTYIFGVGPTTSKKVLTEAGIDFDKRVSDWTDDEVARLRLVLDNFKTEGQLRSEIQMNIKRLMDIGCYRGLRHRRGLPVRGQRTKTNARTRKGRKKTVAGKKKATK
- the rpsK gene encoding 30S ribosomal protein S11, which codes for MAKKKIKKKTVSDVHGKAFIRATFNNVQVTITDMYGNTLCWSTAGKNGFRGSKKNTPYAAQVSAEKPAKDAFDMGLRKVDVFVKGPGSGREAAIRALSQAGLEIHTIIDKTPIPHNGCRPPKRRRV
- a CDS encoding DNA-directed RNA polymerase subunit alpha, coding for MNTQMQMPERVIIEETTSEYHGRFILQPLEPGYGVTIGNSLRRILLSSIPGLAIIGVKISDVLHEFQTINGVVEDLSQIILNLKEVRMRAEDKKLTKVNLQFKGPGTWTAKDIQDAVPTLEVMNPDHHICTIAEDGEFDVELRLGRGKGYVPADEQVITDYPLGMLPLDSIYTPIQNVIYTIEPYRVGQRTDYDKLIMDVRTDGTITAQEAVHLSAKIMQDHVKYFINIETTEEEPPSVESQEEELKNQERNKIRKILLTPVDELELSVRAHNCLKAANIKTLAELVQLQESELLKFRNFGRKSLAELAEVVLNSGLEFGMSVEQYLKEDVKPIINLD
- the rplQ gene encoding 50S ribosomal protein L17 yields the protein MRHQVSGRKLNRTSSHRKALLHNLATALFEHKKIHTTEAKAKELRPFAERLITKAVHALQNEQQGNLHEGQTIDIHNRRVVGKFIRDKAVLQELFDSIAPAIGTRNGGYTRIIKTGIRRGDAARTAIIELVDFSTPQDGAFSFTKKKKGTAKPVAKAKTKAVAPVAKTEEVAPVEVAEEPIIVAEEVAPVDETVAAEEVVAVEETVVAEEPTAEAVVEEPTAEVVAEEAPAAETEAPKDEAKTDDEAPSEDEAKKD
- a CDS encoding ABC transporter ATP-binding protein, which codes for MLLTSKNINKSFKLKADSSIEVLRGLDFDVAKGESVALMGPSGAGKSTLLYILGALDKPDSGSINYFSDSGVTDILAMNDDKLSNFRNKFIGFIFQFHHLLPEFTTLENVMIPGIIAGNNRKKVKARAIELLEKVSMQHRLEHKPSELSGGEQQRVAIARALINNPVVMLADEPTGNLDSANSVAVLDLLTQIRQEYKLTMIIATHSREVANFADRICTMGDGIIVDEHHNSAI